The proteins below are encoded in one region of Neisseria bacilliformis:
- the ung gene encoding uracil-DNA glycosylase, producing the protein MHTWTQALAAEKQQPYFRHILDTVRAERAAGQTIYPPAADVFNAFKATEFAAVKAVILGQDPYHGAGQAHGLAFSVRPNIPVPPSLQNIYKELADDLPGFTIPAHGCLQHWAEQGVLLLNTVLTVRAGQTHSHAALGWETFTDTVIRRLAQEREHLVFILWGSHAQKKGAFIDRSRHLVLTSPHPSPLSAYRGFFGSHPFSKTNAYLAAHGQTPIDWQV; encoded by the coding sequence ATGCACACTTGGACCCAAGCCCTCGCCGCCGAAAAACAACAGCCCTACTTCCGACACATCCTCGACACCGTCCGCGCCGAACGCGCCGCCGGCCAAACAATCTACCCCCCCGCCGCCGACGTATTCAACGCCTTCAAAGCCACCGAATTTGCCGCCGTCAAAGCCGTCATCCTCGGCCAAGACCCCTACCACGGCGCAGGCCAGGCACACGGCCTCGCCTTCTCCGTGCGCCCGAACATCCCCGTTCCCCCCTCCCTGCAAAACATCTACAAAGAACTCGCCGACGACCTCCCCGGCTTTACCATCCCCGCCCACGGCTGCCTGCAACACTGGGCGGAACAAGGCGTGCTCCTGCTCAACACCGTCCTCACCGTCCGCGCCGGACAAACCCACTCCCACGCCGCACTCGGCTGGGAAACCTTCACCGACACCGTCATCCGCCGCCTCGCCCAAGAGCGCGAACACCTCGTCTTCATCCTCTGGGGCAGCCACGCCCAAAAAAAGGGCGCGTTCATCGACCGCAGCCGCCACCTCGTCCTCACCTCCCCCCACCCCTCCCCCCTCTCCGCCTACCGGGGCTTCTTCGGCAGCCACCCCTTCTCCAAAACCAACGCCTACCTCGCCGCCCACGGCCAAACCCCCATCGACTGGCAGGTATAG